The genomic region TCCGTGCTCTCGCTCGCGAAGTCCGGGCCGATGCTGGTGTAGATCACCCCTTTCCTCTTCCAGTCCCACGACGTGGGGAACGCGTTCCCGGAGAGGATCTTACGGCGACCACCGGAGCCGTCGGAGTTCACCACGTACAGCCCCGGCAGCCCGACGAAGGCGATCCTCTTGCCGTCCGGCGAGAAGGAAGGGTACGACCCGTCGATCCTGAACAGCGATTCCGACGCCGGGCTCTTGAGGCtctccagcagcagcggcgagtcccCGTTCCCGCTGCCCCGGCACCGGTGGTACCCGACGCGCGCGCCGTCCGGCGAGACGAACGGGTTGAAGTGGTGCGCGCGCGGCGCCACGGGCCTGGTCACCTCGAAGTAGGCGGCGTTCTCGGCGCCGGCGTTCAGGTCGAGCACCTCGATGTGCCGGTAGTCCGAGCCGGGCCGCCTGGTGGCCACCGCGACGAGCCCCGGCGCCCCGGGCGACGCGGCGGGCGTGAAGGCGTGGAACCCCGGCGGGGTGATCCGCTCCACGGACGAGGCCGCAGCCAGGAGCCCGTCATCGGAGACCTCGACCTTGGCGCGGTACACGCCGTACCAGCCGTCGCTGTCCCGGCGGTGGAAGAAGAGCGTGGCGTCGTCGGCCCAGCAGGGCCAGCCGCCGTCTTTGACGAGCAGCGTGCGCCGGGAGCCGTCGTCGGTCCGGAAGACGTAGACGTCGGTGCGGAGGTCCTGCACCTCGCCGGCCCAGCCTGCCTCgccgggggaggcggcggcggtccaGTCCCCGGAGGGCGAGACGGCGGGGCTGAAGTCGGCGAGGCCGGGCGGGGTGAGCCGGGTGGCCCGGCCGGAGGGGAGGTGGGTGGCGTAGACGGCCGCCCAGCTCCGGCGCGGGGCGGCCGCGGGGACGGCGGTGGAGACGTAGACGAGGCGGGAGCCGTCGCGGGTGAGGGCCGGGCGGTCCCGCAGCGCGACGGGGTCCCAGGGCAGCAGCGGCGTCGGGGCCGCAGGCGGAGAGGAGTCCCCATCGCCGACCTCGAGCGCCTTGCGGCGGgatgaggagggaggggcgggggagAGGTAGATGTTGAGGGAGCCGTTGCGCTCGGAGACGAAGAGCAGCGCGTCGGAGGAGGGCGCGAAGTTGCCGTTGTAGTTGACGGAGGCGCCGTCGGTGAGGCGGAGCTCTGTCGAAGGGGAggcggggagggagagggagggggcgagcgGGAGGGCGTAGATGTCGAAGGCGTAGCGGCTGCGGCCGAGCGTGGTGAAGACGATGGTGCcggccgcggcggaggaggctaGCAGGAGTaggaggagggcggcgaggtggAGGTCGGCGCGGCGAGCCATGGCGGGCGATTACTCGCCGGTGCTGCGTGCGTGCGGGGAAAGGGGAGTGGATAAACCCGGCGGATTTTACAGCGGGAAATAATAGAAGAAAATTGGGTTTGGTCGTGTGGCTGCGTGAGCATCAGATCCACATCCACTTCCACAAGTGTCGCCGCTGTGGCTGACGGCGCGATGAACAAGACGTGCTATGCTGTCTGGGGTGGACATTTTCTTTTTGGTGAAAAGAGTAGCTATATACCAAATAGCTACTCTTTGGTGAAAACCTGAAAAAAGCTACTCTTTAGCGCATGGCCCTAAAAAATCTATTCTTTGGCGCATAAGCAGCAAATAAGATTTACCTACATGACACTACCGAGGCCATACGAAGGACTCATGAAAGTAGATTTTTGTAAACCCTAGTTATCGTCACCGGAGCTCTCCCCCACGTCACCGAATCGCAACCCCTCCTCCCTCTTCCCCGTCCGACGGCCTCATTGGCGGCACGAGGAGTGGAGACCCAtctatttgtttcttttttcttcttagGTTTTTGTTTCGCCAACAACATTGATGAGGTGGTGGCGACAATGAAATGTTGAAACAAAGTCCGGCCTCTCTCTACCTCAACGACGTCCAATATGAGATGTGTGAATCCATCCTGGAGCCAACGTGGCCGGTGTGAAAGATGCCGAGCTGGCCATGCGACATGGCCGGTGTGAAAGATGAGATGCCATGGAGCTGTGCAATTCAACAACGTTGTGTGAAGCGACATGGTATTGCAGGAGTATTAGCCAAGGGCGTGTTCGGTTGCAGTTTGCTACAGTACCCCCATTGCATGTCCATCTCCAGCCATCCTGGTTCTTCATATGCAGCCTCATATGTAGCAGATgcaacctgtttggttgcctgcatcgcatGAAGGGGCACTTACCCCCTGCTGTTTGGTTACCGTTTTTGTGCTTAgggtgtgagcagatgcaaacttcaGCTGTTTGGTTGCAAACAACATTTGTGTTCTGCTCACCCCATTCAAATGTGGTGGCTTACACCACATGATCATCACAACATCAAGCACAACTGACAACAGATCAAAGAGGCAAGCACTGACAGCAAACAAAACAAGCAACCAAATGAGATCGAATAAAGCAAGCAGCAGAAATGACAACAAACTACTTAGATTAACAGCAGGGGCATCCTCCTTACCTGCTCCACGCCAGGGTGCTGCTCCTGGCCAAAATATTAACAAGTTCAGAACACAAGTACCATAAGTTCTAGCGACAGACCACAACAAGTTCAGCACTAACACCTTAGTTAACTACATTGCATGCTCAATGTCACCAACGTAGCTGTGCCTGCTGCAACGAAACCTGCACATGACCGAGGAATCGTGGTTGTAGATTTGGACCTTCAAGGCGAGTCCTGAGATGTGCACAACGATGAGGTCCCCGGGGACgatccggtggcggcggcagaagtaGTTCCAGCCCCGGCCAAGCACCATGTGCCCCTCGAAGTTCTGGACCTGCACCCAGAACGCGCACCGCTTGTTCACCGATAGCTTGACCACACGCGGGAGCCGCTCGATGACCAGCCACTCgttcatcacctccacgaacttGCAAGGGATGACGAGCATGGCGAGGTCCTCGTTGTCCTTGATCTACTGGTAGAAGCGCAGCGGCTCCCGGGCCCCCTCCTCGTGGCCGGTCCTTGGAGATCGTCCCCTTAAACAAGGCAGGCTCATGAAGGAGACCCTACCAGGCAGTTCCACCCTCTTGAGCCACCTGTTCGTGGGGATTAGATCGTAGgcgcctgctacttcttgagcttgcgttggttttcaccttgaagaggaaagggtgatgcagcaaagtagagtaagtatttcccccagtttgagaaccaaggtatcaatccagtaggagacagcgCACAAGTC from Triticum aestivum cultivar Chinese Spring chromosome 4A, IWGSC CS RefSeq v2.1, whole genome shotgun sequence harbors:
- the LOC123087722 gene encoding tol-Pal system protein TolB, coding for MARRADLHLAALLLLLLASSAAAGTIVFTTLGRSRYAFDIYALPLAPSLSLPASPSTELRLTDGASVNYNGNFAPSSDALLFVSERNGSLNIYLSPAPPSSSRRKALEVGDGDSSPPAAPTPLLPWDPVALRDRPALTRDGSRLVYVSTAVPAAAPRRSWAAVYATHLPSGRATRLTPPGLADFSPAVSPSGDWTAAASPGEAGWAGEVQDLRTDVYVFRTDDGSRRTLLVKDGGWPCWADDATLFFHRRDSDGWYGVYRAKVEVSDDGLLAAASSVERITPPGFHAFTPAASPGAPGLVAVATRRPGSDYRHIEVLDLNAGAENAAYFEVTRPVAPRAHHFNPFVSPDGARVGYHRCRGSGNGDSPLLLESLKSPASESLFRIDGSYPSFSPDGKRIAFVGLPGLYVVNSDGSGGRRKILSGNAFPTSWDWKRKGVIYTSIGPDFASESTEVDVVAVSLGDEHGGDGSISQVSIKKLTIGGENNAFPSPSPDGKWLVFRSGRSGHKNLYIMDAEDGEAGGIRRLTDGPWTDTMCNWSPDGEWIAFASDRHNPGGGSFAIHMVHPNGTGLRRVVHSADGGRTNHPWFSPDSKSMVFTSDLAAVSAEPISNPHHYQPYGEIFTINIDGSGLQRLTHNSFEDGTPSWTPHFLEPRDVGETLRASGSCAFQDCHWLSIEDDAQPASVALRYAHGSNKIGC